Proteins from one Prosthecobacter sp. genomic window:
- the asnB gene encoding asparagine synthase (glutamine-hydrolyzing): MCGIAGVMDLAGRRTVSEGVVERMARALIHRGPDEEGFLHRPGVALASRRLSVVGLADGQQPMCNEDQSAFTVFNGEFFDFPEKRAELVGRGHHLHTHCDTEIIPHLWEESREGMFERMRGQFAVALYDVHRHQLTLGRDRFGISPLYWTRQGDWLLFASEIKGLLASGMVTAKADLHGLDHIFTFGAMPGPTTCFEGVRLLPAGHYLQITPGDVEPIKERAYWTMDFPNQGDEDPQADPRKLVDEFEDILLKAVDKRLRADVPVGAYLSGGLDSSMIVAIACKLKGTAINTYTIRVDDPKLDELSAANNTAKHIGTKAPIVQEFRASDALDMYPQLIQAAEAPVIDTSCAALLMLAKRVHACGQKVVLTGEGADEWLAGYPWYKIAKIFGAMDVIPGLRLSDKVRRAFLRISKVPHYPATSREMWEDAVGGPNAWIDSYGVLALSKLRFYGEPMREVLEQARPWNDLGMNLDRAKHWSPLNRGLWVGARVTLAGHLLQAKGDRVAMHSSVEVRYPFLDEDVFDFTAKLHPRWKLNGFRDKHLLRLVAERWLPKEIARRHKVIFRAPLDSFHIDPEPKFVSELLSEESLRRTGYFDVAQARHWRKAFRGMRVGSLPRLSVEMGLAAVVATQLWHHTFIDGSLADLPTSVG; this comes from the coding sequence ATGTGTGGCATAGCTGGCGTGATGGACCTGGCCGGTAGGCGAACGGTGTCCGAAGGTGTGGTCGAACGGATGGCGCGGGCGCTGATTCATCGCGGGCCGGATGAGGAGGGCTTCCTGCATCGCCCGGGGGTGGCGCTGGCTTCGCGACGGTTGAGTGTCGTCGGTCTGGCGGATGGACAGCAGCCGATGTGCAATGAGGACCAGAGCGCGTTCACGGTCTTCAATGGCGAGTTCTTTGATTTTCCGGAGAAGCGGGCGGAGCTGGTCGGACGCGGGCATCATCTGCACACGCACTGCGACACAGAGATCATCCCGCATCTGTGGGAGGAGAGCCGTGAAGGCATGTTTGAGCGGATGCGCGGTCAGTTTGCGGTAGCCTTGTATGATGTGCATCGACATCAGCTCACGCTGGGTCGGGACCGTTTCGGCATTTCGCCACTCTATTGGACACGGCAGGGTGACTGGCTGCTGTTTGCTTCCGAGATCAAAGGACTGCTGGCATCAGGCATGGTGACGGCGAAGGCGGATCTGCACGGTCTCGATCACATCTTCACCTTTGGAGCGATGCCTGGACCGACGACGTGTTTTGAAGGTGTGCGGCTGTTGCCTGCGGGGCATTATTTGCAAATCACACCGGGGGATGTGGAGCCGATCAAGGAGCGCGCCTACTGGACGATGGATTTCCCGAATCAGGGCGATGAAGACCCTCAAGCCGATCCGCGCAAGCTGGTGGATGAGTTTGAAGACATCCTGCTCAAGGCCGTGGACAAGCGGCTGCGCGCGGATGTGCCGGTGGGTGCGTATCTCTCGGGCGGACTGGACTCTAGCATGATCGTGGCGATAGCCTGCAAGCTCAAAGGCACCGCCATCAACACCTACACGATCCGCGTGGACGATCCGAAGCTCGATGAGCTCAGTGCGGCGAATAACACGGCCAAACACATCGGCACGAAGGCACCCATCGTGCAGGAATTTCGCGCCAGCGATGCGCTGGACATGTATCCGCAATTGATCCAGGCCGCCGAGGCACCGGTGATAGACACCTCATGCGCGGCCTTGCTCATGCTGGCGAAGCGCGTGCATGCCTGCGGACAAAAAGTGGTGCTTACGGGCGAAGGCGCGGACGAATGGCTGGCGGGTTATCCTTGGTACAAGATCGCGAAGATCTTCGGTGCGATGGATGTCATTCCGGGCCTGCGATTGAGCGACAAGGTGCGCCGTGCCTTTCTCCGTATCAGCAAAGTGCCGCACTACCCTGCCACGAGCCGGGAGATGTGGGAAGATGCCGTCGGTGGCCCGAATGCGTGGATCGACAGCTATGGCGTGCTAGCGCTCTCCAAGCTGCGCTTCTATGGCGAGCCGATGCGCGAGGTGCTGGAGCAAGCGCGACCTTGGAATGATCTCGGGATGAACCTGGATCGTGCGAAGCACTGGAGTCCGCTGAACCGTGGCCTGTGGGTCGGTGCGCGGGTCACGCTGGCCGGGCATTTGCTGCAAGCGAAGGGAGATCGCGTGGCGATGCACTCCTCGGTGGAGGTGCGCTATCCGTTTCTCGATGAAGACGTGTTCGACTTCACAGCGAAACTGCATCCGCGCTGGAAGCTGAACGGCTTTCGCGACAAGCACCTGCTGCGTCTCGTCGCCGAGCGCTGGCTGCCCAAAGAGATCGCACGGCGGCACAAGGTCATCTTCCGTGCGCCGCTGGACAGCTTTCACATCGATCCTGAGCCGAAGTTTGTCAGCGAACTGCTCAGCGAAGAATCCCTTCGCCGCACCGGCTACTTCGATGTCGCTCAGGCGCGGCATTGGCGGAAGGCGTTTCGTGGAATGCGAGTCGGATCGCTGCCACGACTTTCGGTGGAGATGGGCCTCGCGGCGGTGGTGGCGACGCAGCTTTGGCATCACACGTTCATTGATGGATCGCTAGCGGATTTGCCGACTTCGGTGGGATAA
- a CDS encoding amidase, whose amino-acid sequence MTHSIFSVLLLLIFFNGCASSQQRQVKRSREHAFIAYWPPPAGSTGLRLAVKDNIDMKGRVTSAGSEYLAKNSAPAARDAPCLALARERNVRVVGKTNLTEFAVTVSGENRFFGSPRSRLDGKNEVIPGGSSSGSAMAVATNMADVAFGTDTGGSIRVPAACCGVYGLKTTYGLVPIKGVFPISPKHLDTVGPLARSIHHLVQGMDLLERDFAARYEQAVADKPSARHITIGRLYLNGTDPEIDKAIDAALAARGFKVIKLNKSFQAKWKQAEEDGKVVALADAWLNDAQYSDKKGVSLLTKLVIMSGELEYKGEYKAAIKRKAAWQRDLRQIFKQVDFIAVPTLQGLPPKMPFWGSDAVFEWRVFDMQNTVGVNFAGNPALAMPIAMPPKGKTVPMTSLQLVGPRLSEAELLNAGRLIETKL is encoded by the coding sequence ATGACTCACTCGATTTTTAGCGTGCTGTTACTGCTGATCTTTTTCAATGGCTGCGCATCTTCGCAGCAAAGGCAGGTGAAGCGCTCTCGTGAGCATGCCTTCATCGCCTACTGGCCCCCTCCTGCCGGCAGTACCGGACTTCGGCTGGCGGTCAAAGACAACATCGACATGAAAGGCCGGGTCACTTCGGCAGGATCTGAGTATTTGGCGAAGAACAGTGCTCCAGCGGCACGGGATGCGCCGTGTCTGGCGCTGGCGCGGGAACGGAATGTGCGGGTCGTGGGGAAAACAAATCTCACGGAGTTTGCAGTGACAGTTTCCGGTGAGAACCGCTTTTTTGGCAGTCCGCGAAGCCGTCTGGATGGCAAAAATGAGGTGATCCCCGGAGGTTCTTCGAGCGGCTCGGCCATGGCGGTGGCCACGAACATGGCAGATGTGGCGTTTGGCACGGACACCGGCGGCTCGATCCGCGTGCCGGCGGCCTGCTGCGGCGTTTACGGCTTGAAGACGACTTATGGACTCGTTCCCATCAAGGGTGTATTTCCCATCTCACCGAAGCACCTGGACACGGTGGGTCCGCTGGCCCGCAGCATCCATCATTTGGTGCAGGGTATGGATTTGCTGGAACGAGACTTTGCAGCCCGATATGAACAAGCCGTCGCAGACAAACCTTCGGCCCGGCACATCACCATCGGACGGCTTTATCTGAATGGGACCGACCCGGAGATCGACAAGGCTATTGACGCCGCGCTTGCAGCAAGAGGATTCAAGGTCATCAAGCTCAACAAGAGCTTTCAGGCCAAGTGGAAGCAGGCAGAGGAGGACGGCAAAGTGGTGGCGCTGGCAGATGCCTGGCTCAACGACGCCCAATACTCCGACAAGAAGGGCGTGAGCCTCCTGACGAAGCTTGTCATCATGTCCGGAGAGCTGGAATATAAGGGCGAATACAAAGCAGCGATAAAGCGAAAGGCCGCATGGCAGCGTGACCTCCGCCAGATCTTCAAACAGGTGGATTTCATCGCCGTGCCGACTCTGCAAGGACTGCCGCCCAAAATGCCGTTCTGGGGCTCGGACGCCGTGTTTGAATGGCGGGTATTCGACATGCAAAACACCGTGGGTGTGAATTTCGCGGGCAATCCTGCCCTGGCGATGCCAATCGCGATGCCGCCCAAAGGAAAGACCGTTCCCATGACCAGCTTGCAGCTTGTCGGCCCACGTCTCAGCGAGGCGGAACTCCTGAACGCTGGACGATTGATCGAAACCAAACTCTAA
- a CDS encoding UDP-glucose 6-dehydrogenase, with amino-acid sequence MRICCIGAGYVGGPTMAMIAAQCPHIRVDVVDLNADRIAAWNSDELPIYEPGLDDLVRQARGRNLFFSTAVKECIHDSDIIFVSVNTPTKTFGVGAHKAADLRFVESVARTIAEVAEEPKIIVEKSTIPVRTAQAIQTILGANAKGLQHQVLSNPEFLAEGTAVKDLSKPDRILIGGEQTEAGLAAVETLVSVYANWVSRERILTTNLWSSELSKLVANAFLAQRISSINSISALCEKTGADVDEVARAIGSDSRIGSKFLKASVGFGGSCFQKDVLNLVYLCGHFGLPEVAAYWDQVIIMNDWQKHRFAERVLRTLFNTVTGKRIAVLGFAFKKDTNDTRESAAIYICRDLLEERANVSIYDPKVTTAQICKDLAIQADEPNVEFATSAVQAAKGAHALLVLTEWDEFRQLDFEAIYQSMVKPAWIFDGRSLLDHAKLRQTGFKVYSIGKPLSDEAAR; translated from the coding sequence ATGAGAATTTGCTGCATCGGCGCCGGCTATGTCGGCGGACCCACCATGGCGATGATCGCCGCCCAGTGCCCCCACATCCGTGTCGATGTGGTGGACCTCAACGCCGATCGCATCGCGGCCTGGAACTCCGACGAGCTGCCCATTTATGAGCCCGGCCTCGATGATCTCGTCCGCCAGGCACGCGGGCGGAACCTGTTCTTCTCCACCGCGGTCAAAGAGTGCATCCACGACTCCGACATCATCTTCGTCAGCGTCAACACGCCCACCAAGACCTTCGGCGTCGGCGCGCACAAGGCCGCCGACCTGCGCTTCGTCGAGTCCGTCGCGCGCACCATCGCCGAGGTGGCCGAGGAGCCGAAGATCATCGTCGAAAAGAGCACCATCCCGGTGCGCACCGCGCAGGCCATCCAGACCATCCTTGGCGCGAATGCCAAAGGCTTGCAGCATCAGGTGCTCTCCAATCCTGAATTCCTCGCCGAAGGCACGGCGGTGAAGGATCTCAGCAAGCCCGACCGCATCCTCATCGGCGGGGAGCAGACCGAGGCCGGCCTGGCTGCCGTGGAGACACTCGTCAGCGTCTATGCCAACTGGGTGTCCCGCGAGCGCATCCTCACCACGAACTTGTGGTCCTCCGAGCTGTCCAAGCTCGTCGCGAACGCCTTCCTCGCGCAACGCATCTCCTCCATCAACAGCATCTCCGCTCTCTGCGAAAAAACCGGCGCGGACGTCGATGAAGTCGCCCGTGCCATCGGCTCCGACTCGCGCATCGGCTCGAAGTTTCTCAAGGCCTCCGTCGGCTTCGGCGGCTCATGCTTTCAGAAAGATGTGCTCAACCTCGTTTATCTTTGCGGGCATTTTGGCCTGCCCGAAGTCGCCGCTTATTGGGACCAGGTCATCATCATGAACGACTGGCAGAAACACCGCTTCGCCGAGCGCGTGCTGCGCACCTTGTTCAACACCGTCACCGGCAAACGCATCGCCGTGCTCGGCTTCGCGTTCAAGAAAGACACCAACGACACCCGCGAGTCCGCCGCCATCTACATCTGCCGCGACCTGCTGGAAGAACGCGCCAACGTTTCGATCTACGACCCGAAGGTCACCACCGCGCAGATCTGCAAAGATCTCGCCATCCAGGCCGACGAACCCAACGTGGAGTTCGCCACCAGCGCCGTGCAGGCCGCCAAAGGCGCGCACGCGCTGCTGGTGCTCACGGAATGGGATGAGTTCCGCCAGCTCGACTTCGAGGCCATCTACCAGTCCATGGTGAAACCCGCGTGGATCTTCGACGGTCGCAGCCTGCTCGATCACGCGAAACTACGCCAGACCGGCTTCAAGGTGTACAGCATCGGCAAGCCGCTGTCTGACGAGGCGGCAAGGTAA
- a CDS encoding DUF1549 domain-containing protein, giving the protein MITPRRLLLFAGAVLMPHLKTGAEPSWSFATQILPILTKSGCNTGACHGAATGQGGFSLSLLGYDAAHDHAAITRELAGRRVDLADPARSLLLRKASRTIKHKGGRKLTIDSANYDTLRRWIADGASLGAATLAVTGLSVEPADLLLQSPGDSLPLRVTARYSDGTAGDVTALALYDSHADAVAEVSSLGVVKMLRRGAGAVMIRFGGQVTAVRAAVPFQADETALDFTPAHFIDEHIAAELRRLHLPASPLSNGATFLRRVHLDVTGRLPTEAEARDFLAHPDSTAAREAVIASLLGSAEFVDVWTMRLADVLLISSKKQGAEGARTYHDWLHQQIARNTPLNGVVKALLTGQGDITRDGPANFYRLTTDPRDMGEFVSRSLLGVRLACARCHHHPFDRWSMDDYYSFAGWFAQTAFEGTRVVLKNRGEVEHPKTRKPMLPRTLGDLPTAELPSDRRVLLAEWAVSAENPFFARTLVNRVWKHLMGRGLVEPVDDLRASNPASMPALLDALADDFVKHDYDLRHLVRTIAASRAYQLASTSSGVNRLDDQFGSHARVKPLTGPVLADALSQVIGGSFLPDGKRAVQMHDPAAESYTLDVLGRCPRTDECGNPALFGGGLSQALHLLNGEDFNRSLRESVAQRKDDNIAVMIESFYLRALSRMPTTAERTHWLAQASRAKNRAAFGEDLLWALLNSRAFAFVH; this is encoded by the coding sequence ATGATCACACCCCGGCGGCTTCTGTTATTTGCGGGCGCGGTGCTCATGCCGCACCTCAAGACAGGTGCGGAGCCGTCATGGAGTTTTGCCACGCAGATCCTGCCCATCCTCACCAAGTCGGGCTGCAACACCGGCGCATGCCACGGCGCGGCCACCGGACAGGGCGGCTTCAGCCTGAGCCTGCTCGGCTACGATGCCGCCCACGATCACGCCGCCATCACGCGCGAGCTGGCCGGACGTCGCGTCGATCTGGCCGATCCCGCTCGCAGCCTTCTGCTGCGCAAAGCCTCGCGCACGATCAAGCACAAGGGTGGCCGCAAGCTGACGATTGATTCCGCGAACTATGACACACTGCGCCGGTGGATCGCCGATGGTGCTTCTTTAGGCGCGGCGACGCTTGCTGTGACCGGCCTGAGCGTGGAACCAGCCGATCTGCTGCTCCAATCGCCCGGTGATTCGCTGCCGCTGCGGGTCACCGCTCGTTATTCCGATGGCACGGCAGGTGATGTGACCGCGCTGGCACTTTACGACAGTCATGCTGATGCCGTGGCCGAAGTCTCCTCTTTAGGCGTGGTGAAAATGCTGCGCCGTGGAGCCGGTGCCGTGATGATCCGCTTTGGCGGACAGGTCACGGCGGTGCGTGCCGCCGTGCCGTTTCAAGCGGATGAAACGGCTCTCGATTTCACACCGGCCCATTTCATCGACGAACACATCGCCGCAGAACTGCGTCGTCTGCATCTGCCAGCCTCGCCACTTTCAAACGGGGCCACTTTTTTGCGACGTGTGCATCTCGATGTGACTGGAAGACTCCCAACGGAGGCCGAAGCACGCGATTTTCTCGCCCACCCTGACTCAACCGCTGCGCGTGAGGCTGTGATCGCAAGTTTACTCGGCAGCGCGGAGTTTGTCGATGTGTGGACGATGCGTCTGGCCGATGTGTTGCTCATTTCCTCAAAGAAACAGGGCGCTGAAGGCGCGCGGACCTATCACGACTGGCTGCATCAGCAAATCGCACGCAACACACCGCTCAATGGTGTCGTGAAAGCATTGCTCACCGGCCAGGGCGACATCACGCGCGACGGTCCGGCGAATTTTTACCGCCTCACCACCGATCCGCGCGACATGGGCGAGTTTGTCAGCCGCTCCCTATTGGGTGTGCGACTGGCCTGCGCACGCTGCCATCATCATCCATTCGACCGCTGGAGCATGGATGACTATTATTCCTTCGCGGGCTGGTTCGCGCAGACCGCGTTTGAGGGAACGCGAGTCGTTTTGAAGAATCGCGGCGAAGTCGAGCATCCCAAGACACGCAAACCAATGCTGCCGCGCACGCTGGGCGATTTACCGACCGCGGAGCTTCCTTCTGATCGTCGTGTGTTGCTCGCGGAGTGGGCAGTGAGCGCTGAGAACCCGTTTTTCGCTCGCACTCTGGTGAATCGCGTCTGGAAGCATCTCATGGGACGTGGGCTGGTCGAACCGGTGGATGATCTGCGCGCCAGCAATCCCGCCAGCATGCCTGCGCTGCTGGATGCGCTCGCGGATGACTTCGTGAAGCATGATTACGATCTGCGGCATCTTGTGCGCACAATTGCGGCCTCACGCGCTTATCAGCTCGCTTCGACCTCCAGCGGTGTGAACCGCCTTGACGATCAATTTGGCTCGCATGCGCGCGTCAAGCCGCTGACCGGCCCCGTTTTGGCCGATGCGCTGTCCCAGGTCATTGGAGGCAGTTTTTTGCCGGACGGAAAGCGCGCGGTGCAGATGCACGATCCGGCGGCGGAATCCTACACTCTCGACGTGCTGGGCCGCTGCCCGCGCACCGACGAATGCGGCAATCCCGCGCTCTTTGGAGGCGGTTTGTCACAGGCGCTGCATCTGCTCAATGGCGAGGACTTTAACCGCAGTCTGCGCGAGTCCGTGGCACAACGAAAGGATGACAACATCGCCGTGATGATCGAATCGTTTTATCTGCGCGCCCTGAGCCGCATGCCGACCACCGCAGAACGCACCCACTGGCTGGCGCAGGCCTCACGCGCGAAGAACCGTGCTGCCTTTGGCGAAGATTTGCTCTGGGCGCTGCTCAACAGCCGCGCATTTGCCTTCGTTCATTAA
- a CDS encoding DUF1501 domain-containing protein, whose protein sequence is MNASSSSPLRRCDGIVRRDFLHVGLMSAFGLSLADLLRLQASAASPKTKAKSCILIWLDGGPSHLDTFDPKPDAPVEIRGPFKAIGTDVAGIQLCEHLPQTARVMKHVALVRSLTHELGNHDTGSHYLLTGHRPTPALQYPSLGSIVAREGGNGAALPPYVTIPDSVPSLRAGYLPAAFGPFAIGGDPSKPGYRVRDLQPPDWISFDRVEQRRSMQQQLDQFTRTLEESDDTRARDRFFEQAHQLIASPVARAAFDLEQEAPQTRQRYGHRRIGAGCLLARRLVEAGSRFVSVVDRGWDTHQDIARTLPDAQFPGSGKVPDMDRAYAALLTDLHERGLLESTLVVMMGEFGRTPKLNSIAGRDHWPRAGFACFAGGGVRGGQLIGRTDAHGETPDERPVRPEDIAQSILGLLGVDTDAEYQTPAGRPMKILTGGEFVSELT, encoded by the coding sequence ATGAATGCCTCATCTTCATCTCCGCTCCGCCGCTGCGATGGCATCGTGCGCCGTGATTTCCTGCATGTCGGCCTGATGTCCGCGTTTGGACTCAGTTTGGCCGATCTGTTGCGACTCCAAGCCTCAGCAGCGTCGCCGAAGACTAAAGCGAAGTCCTGCATTCTCATCTGGCTCGATGGCGGGCCGAGTCATCTCGACACCTTTGACCCAAAACCTGACGCGCCGGTGGAAATCCGCGGCCCGTTCAAGGCCATTGGGACTGATGTGGCGGGCATTCAGCTTTGCGAGCATCTGCCGCAAACCGCGCGTGTGATGAAGCATGTCGCGCTGGTGCGCTCGCTCACGCATGAGCTGGGCAATCATGACACCGGCAGCCATTACCTGCTGACCGGCCATCGCCCGACGCCTGCGCTGCAATATCCGAGCCTTGGCAGCATCGTTGCGCGCGAAGGTGGGAATGGAGCCGCGCTGCCGCCCTATGTGACGATTCCCGACAGCGTGCCGTCCTTGCGCGCCGGTTATCTGCCTGCGGCCTTCGGACCGTTTGCCATCGGCGGCGATCCCTCCAAGCCCGGCTATCGCGTGCGCGATCTGCAACCGCCCGACTGGATCAGTTTCGACCGCGTCGAACAACGCCGCTCCATGCAGCAACAGCTTGATCAATTCACCCGCACTTTGGAAGAAAGCGACGACACCCGTGCGCGTGACCGCTTCTTTGAACAGGCTCATCAATTGATCGCCTCACCCGTCGCCCGTGCCGCCTTTGATCTGGAGCAGGAAGCACCGCAAACGCGCCAGCGTTACGGTCATCGGCGCATCGGCGCCGGTTGTTTGCTCGCTCGGCGGCTGGTGGAAGCAGGTTCGCGTTTCGTCAGCGTGGTGGATCGCGGCTGGGACACGCATCAGGACATCGCCCGCACCCTTCCGGATGCTCAGTTTCCCGGCAGCGGCAAAGTGCCGGACATGGATCGCGCCTATGCCGCCTTGCTCACCGATCTGCACGAACGCGGCCTGCTCGAAAGCACGCTGGTCGTGATGATGGGCGAGTTTGGTCGCACGCCGAAGCTCAACAGCATCGCCGGTCGCGATCACTGGCCGCGCGCGGGCTTTGCCTGCTTTGCCGGTGGCGGCGTGCGCGGCGGCCAGCTCATCGGCCGCACCGACGCCCACGGCGAAACCCCCGACGAACGCCCCGTCCGTCCCGAAGACATCGCGCAGAGCATTCTCGGCCTGCTCGGTGTGGACACCGATGCCGAGTATCAAACTCCAGCGGGCCGGCCGATGAAAATCCTCACCGGCGGCGAGTTTGTGAGCGAGCTGACATGA
- a CDS encoding WD40 repeat domain-containing protein — protein sequence MKTLIAFILLTTVGCAVDAVPVTALTFTPDGKQLVYNTAFGLVIRDLDDKAMPKSLLELDWPKITAAAFDPSGRWLAVAGGVPGEKGSVLLFDWQTKRIAARWEEAADLITAVAWTHAGGKLAAACHDQSVRVFVVGKDTPLTQPMTLSDHTRPVFAVAFSPDDKLLVSAGADRTLKIWDTATDKLERTLAHHTDAVHCLAFRPQHTGNYCASGGADQTVRVWQPAIGRMVRIVRHHDGAVFALAWHPQGDHLFSAGQEGLVRIIDADSDRVLHSWQASQDWIYRLAISADGNHLVTGAWNGDVKVWNLAEAPASNR from the coding sequence ATGAAAACGCTGATCGCTTTCATTCTGCTAACCACGGTTGGCTGCGCTGTCGATGCTGTGCCCGTCACCGCCCTGACTTTCACGCCCGACGGCAAGCAGCTCGTTTACAACACTGCCTTTGGCCTCGTCATTCGCGATCTAGACGACAAGGCGATGCCGAAATCACTGCTCGAACTCGACTGGCCCAAGATCACCGCTGCCGCCTTTGATCCATCCGGCCGCTGGCTCGCCGTTGCCGGTGGCGTGCCAGGAGAAAAAGGAAGTGTGTTGTTGTTTGACTGGCAGACGAAACGCATTGCCGCACGCTGGGAGGAGGCCGCCGATCTCATCACTGCCGTCGCCTGGACTCACGCCGGCGGCAAACTCGCGGCAGCGTGTCATGATCAGTCCGTGCGCGTGTTCGTCGTGGGAAAAGACACGCCGCTGACGCAGCCAATGACCTTGTCCGACCATACGCGCCCCGTTTTCGCCGTCGCCTTCAGTCCCGATGACAAACTGCTCGTCAGCGCCGGTGCCGATCGCACGCTGAAAATCTGGGACACCGCAACTGACAAACTCGAACGTACTCTCGCACACCACACCGACGCCGTTCACTGCCTCGCCTTCCGTCCGCAGCATACGGGCAACTACTGTGCCAGCGGCGGTGCCGACCAGACCGTGCGTGTGTGGCAGCCCGCTATCGGCCGCATGGTGCGCATCGTCCGCCATCACGACGGCGCTGTGTTTGCCCTCGCCTGGCATCCCCAGGGCGACCACCTCTTCTCCGCCGGTCAGGAAGGCCTCGTCCGTATCATCGACGCCGACAGCGACCGCGTCCTGCACTCCTGGCAAGCGTCACAGGATTGGATCTACCGCCTAGCCATTAGTGCTGACGGCAATCATCTCGTCACTGGCGCGTGGAATGGTGACGTGAAGGTGTGGAATCTCGCCGAGGCTCCTGCATCGAACCGTTGA
- a CDS encoding TIR domain-containing protein, translating into MANNYAFVSCDIVSHSSEPSLQKQTDNVAAINEIVGDIMRVAQPGQVIWASGGDGGHVAFPQEGTTQGALKLILGLRNWSIQAGVRLRITGSCGVAESIKGADERVQLVGLGINLAGRLLPFGDPERVIVTKEFKEWIEAGHGASEQGISFHEEHHIQPASMPGQTVFLLSATGVFQSTWECSLPPSRILLREAVEAGQYFEVVYQSKRLLEIDPQNRLAKNALRELATKGIRHQQEQNLIDDLLRDAQFGFEIVSASALVERRRGETICEHGDHGTTMFLILKGHVGVFFPKKEPSEAIPSKLLFMGPGDLVGDLAFALHRPRTATLICMEDSALLAFNPDELFVRFGQSEVGVPLEANFRRKLLSKIIENMWRTTNYFPGISESEEMSQLPARPWITLLNNAKEEDIPWNRGVIDFKEYEPEFEGICILASGRLRLSDADHMLEGKDYPILTAHFRGEIVKRLGQCQLLEDVKLVRISRRGVMALGSVAYGFIIQRLRENTPAHDRKSGLGTRGRQFDVFLSHHSGDKNFARELKQQLLRKKLTVWYDEHELPPGVPWQASLEMGVKNSKSIIILVGGNGLGDWESEEMQIALGLAVRDKRPVIPVLLPGTGEKPDLPLLLGNRTWVDFRAGFSEDALNKLIWGITEKNPNG; encoded by the coding sequence ATGGCCAACAACTACGCCTTTGTTTCCTGCGACATTGTCTCGCATTCATCGGAGCCAAGTTTGCAGAAGCAAACGGACAACGTCGCGGCAATCAATGAAATTGTCGGCGATATAATGCGAGTTGCACAACCAGGACAGGTCATTTGGGCGTCGGGTGGCGACGGCGGTCATGTTGCATTTCCCCAGGAGGGGACAACCCAGGGCGCGTTAAAGTTAATACTGGGCCTTCGCAACTGGTCGATACAAGCAGGCGTCCGCCTGCGGATCACTGGAAGCTGTGGTGTTGCAGAGTCGATCAAAGGCGCAGACGAGCGTGTGCAATTAGTTGGCCTCGGGATCAATCTGGCAGGAAGGCTCCTGCCATTCGGGGATCCGGAACGGGTCATAGTTACGAAAGAATTCAAAGAATGGATTGAGGCCGGGCATGGCGCTTCGGAACAAGGGATCAGCTTCCATGAAGAACATCACATCCAGCCTGCCAGCATGCCCGGCCAGACGGTCTTTCTCCTCTCCGCAACTGGGGTGTTCCAGTCAACGTGGGAATGTTCGCTGCCCCCCAGCCGCATTCTACTTCGTGAGGCCGTGGAAGCCGGCCAGTACTTTGAGGTCGTATACCAGTCCAAGAGGCTGCTTGAAATCGATCCGCAAAATCGTCTTGCAAAAAATGCGCTGCGTGAATTGGCAACCAAGGGCATTCGTCACCAGCAGGAGCAAAATCTGATCGATGATCTTCTGCGTGACGCGCAGTTCGGGTTCGAAATAGTGAGTGCAAGCGCCTTAGTGGAGCGCCGCCGCGGTGAGACGATCTGCGAGCATGGTGACCATGGAACAACGATGTTTTTAATCCTCAAGGGGCACGTTGGTGTGTTCTTCCCGAAGAAAGAGCCGTCTGAAGCCATTCCCTCAAAACTCCTTTTTATGGGCCCTGGAGACTTGGTTGGGGATCTCGCATTTGCCTTGCATCGACCACGAACCGCCACGCTGATATGCATGGAGGACTCAGCACTGCTCGCTTTTAATCCAGACGAACTGTTTGTGAGATTTGGCCAGTCTGAGGTCGGAGTGCCGCTTGAGGCAAACTTTCGTCGAAAGCTCTTGTCCAAGATCATTGAAAACATGTGGAGGACCACAAATTACTTTCCTGGCATTTCTGAGTCCGAAGAGATGTCGCAATTGCCCGCGCGTCCATGGATCACATTGCTTAATAATGCAAAGGAGGAGGACATACCCTGGAACCGTGGAGTCATCGACTTCAAAGAGTATGAGCCTGAATTCGAAGGCATCTGCATCCTCGCAAGCGGCCGCCTGCGGCTCAGTGATGCAGACCATATGCTGGAAGGCAAGGATTACCCGATCCTTACCGCACACTTCCGGGGGGAAATCGTGAAGCGGCTAGGGCAGTGTCAGCTTTTGGAGGACGTCAAACTGGTGAGGATTTCCCGGCGGGGGGTGATGGCGCTGGGATCTGTTGCCTACGGTTTCATAATCCAGCGCTTGCGCGAAAACACCCCAGCCCACGACAGGAAGTCAGGGTTGGGAACGCGCGGACGACAATTTGACGTGTTTTTGAGCCACCACAGCGGAGACAAGAATTTTGCGCGTGAATTAAAGCAGCAACTACTGCGTAAAAAACTGACTGTCTGGTATGATGAACACGAGCTTCCACCAGGCGTTCCCTGGCAGGCATCGCTGGAGATGGGGGTGAAAAATTCAAAGAGCATCATTATCCTTGTTGGTGGCAATGGTTTGGGTGATTGGGAATCTGAAGAGATGCAGATCGCCCTTGGCCTTGCCGTTCGGGACAAGCGCCCCGTGATTCCCGTGCTATTGCCAGGCACTGGAGAAAAGCCCGATTTACCATTGCTTCTTGGAAATCGCACATGGGTGGATTTTCGCGCAGGCTTCTCTGAAGATGCGTTGAACAAACTCATCTGGGGAATCACTGAAAAGAACCCCAATGGCTAG